CATCGAACTTAGAGAGATTTGGCCTGTGAGCGTTTCTCCCTGCACAATGCCTTGAATCTTAAAGGAAATACCATACTTTACTCAAGCTCTGTTCCGGTAGGTTCAGTTCATCGTGTGAAATTTGAAGAGATGGCTTAGTAGTCGGTCACGAACGGGACTGGCTAAGCTGGTAGTCGTGCGGGAATCAATAAGCGGGTAACCCTTGAGAGTGGCTTCATGAATGCAATTGCTTGTACGAGCTGTGGGAAAGCTAATCCCAAGAGTTCACGGTTTTGTTCGGGCTGTGGTGTCCCCATGCCGAAACCGAAGCTGAAGTCAGTTGGCAGTCATTTGACCCCTGGAACCCGGTTGCGCGATCGCTATGTGATTGTGCATCCACTCGGTCAGGGAGGAATGGGTCGAACTTACCTGGCCGAAGATACGGGACGCTTTAACGAATGGGTCACACTTAAAGAACTGATGCCCACCCTGCAAGGCACTAAAGCCCTCCAAAAAGCGGAGGAATTGTTTCAGCGGGAAGCAGCAATTTTGTACAAGCTCTCATCCCCCCAGATTCCCCGATTTTGGGAATTTTTTCGGGAGGGAAAACGGCTCTTTTTAGTCCAAGACTACATCGAAGGTAAAACCTACCACACTTTATTAGAAGAGCGAATGGCAATAGGGCAACGCTTCAGCGAAGCCGAAATTGTTGAGCTGTTGTGGCAACTCCTTGTGGTTTTAAGCTATCTGCACTCGTTAGGTATTATTCATCGTGATATTTCTCCAGACAATATCATCTGCCGTGCTTCAGACGGGTTGCCGATTTTAATTGACTTGGGCGGTGTGGTCGAAATTCCTGTTGAAGTGGGTCAAACTGTTTCCAGTTCATCCCCGTCTGTTCCCTTTAGTAGTAAGACGCGTTTGGGTAAAGTTGGTTATTCGCCTGATGAACAGATGCGCTCAGGAATCGTCGCCCCTGATAGCGACTTATATGCCTTAGCCGTCACGGCACTGGTTTTAATGACGGGAAAACAGCCCCAGGACTTAATTGACTCCGATACACTCCACTGGATTTGGCAGCAAGAGCTCTCCTTGAGTCCACGCGTAAGTTTTATGCTCAACCGTATGCTTGCGCCCAATCCTTCTGATCGGTTTCATT
The Microcoleus sp. AS-A8 genome window above contains:
- a CDS encoding serine/threonine-protein kinase, which gives rise to MNAIACTSCGKANPKSSRFCSGCGVPMPKPKLKSVGSHLTPGTRLRDRYVIVHPLGQGGMGRTYLAEDTGRFNEWVTLKELMPTLQGTKALQKAEELFQREAAILYKLSSPQIPRFWEFFREGKRLFLVQDYIEGKTYHTLLEERMAIGQRFSEAEIVELLWQLLVVLSYLHSLGIIHRDISPDNIICRASDGLPILIDLGGVVEIPVEVGQTVSSSSPSVPFSSKTRLGKVGYSPDEQMRSGIVAPDSDLYALAVTALVLMTGKQPQDLIDSDTLHWIWQQELSLSPRVSFMLNRMLAPNPSDRFHSADQVLEYLLATTSDLSVVTRMMNTITFMPKASPSYSASVHHTPNNSSGKGELLDSSIAVPQEVPGWNWGAFFFPGLWCIPNQVWIGLIAWSDLSLMTLPFTMGMTWPMMAIILGVKGNEWAWKSRRWKSVKAFKRHQRLWAIAGFLLVSVLMIVLVFIVVMVVALGRSL